In Streptomyces sp. NBC_00704, a genomic segment contains:
- a CDS encoding MarP family serine protease produces the protein MDLLDILLALVILAYAASGYRRGLVAGCVSLAGFVGGAVIGVWVLPWLMELVTPGTTAATATAVFAVLVPAVVGHELAGRLGLRLRRELDRGPLRLADGVGGAAANTVAVLVVAWVAASVLGASSSPVVTSSIRDSRLLGAVQDVMPDTTPNWFSRATSALTEAGFPQVFNPFENESTAEVAKPTGDSVTARATLAAQRSTVKIEGSSGDQGREGSGFVYAGEHVMTNAHVVAGIDRPTVRIGGVGRSYPARVVLFDPDRDVAVLYVPELRAPVLSFDDAASRGDSAVVAGYPQDGDLNLQAATVAGRVKATGRNIYNDGIVTREIYSIRSTVRPGNSGGPLLTTTGRVYGVVFARSTSDDETGYVLTAAEVADDAERAATATRAVDTGSLTTS, from the coding sequence GTGGACCTGCTCGACATCCTGCTGGCGCTGGTGATCCTGGCCTACGCCGCTTCCGGCTACCGGCGCGGGCTGGTGGCCGGCTGCGTCTCGCTGGCCGGGTTCGTCGGCGGCGCGGTTATCGGCGTGTGGGTCCTGCCGTGGCTGATGGAGCTGGTGACGCCGGGCACCACGGCGGCGACGGCGACGGCGGTGTTCGCGGTCCTGGTGCCGGCGGTGGTGGGGCACGAGCTGGCGGGCCGGCTGGGGCTGCGGCTGCGCCGCGAGCTGGACCGGGGGCCGCTGCGGCTGGCCGACGGGGTCGGCGGGGCGGCGGCGAACACGGTCGCGGTGCTGGTCGTGGCCTGGGTGGCGGCGAGTGTGCTGGGCGCGTCCTCGTCGCCGGTGGTCACGTCGTCGATACGGGACTCCCGGCTGCTGGGGGCCGTGCAGGACGTGATGCCGGACACCACGCCGAACTGGTTCTCGCGGGCCACGTCGGCGCTGACCGAGGCGGGTTTCCCGCAGGTCTTCAACCCCTTCGAGAACGAGTCGACGGCCGAGGTCGCCAAGCCCACCGGCGACAGCGTGACGGCGCGCGCGACGCTGGCGGCCCAGCGGAGCACGGTGAAGATCGAGGGGTCGTCGGGCGACCAGGGCCGCGAGGGCAGCGGCTTCGTCTACGCCGGCGAGCACGTGATGACCAACGCGCACGTGGTGGCGGGCATCGACCGCCCGACGGTGCGGATCGGCGGCGTGGGGCGGTCCTACCCCGCGCGCGTGGTGCTCTTCGACCCGGACCGGGACGTGGCCGTGCTGTACGTGCCGGAGCTGCGGGCGCCCGTCCTGAGCTTCGACGACGCCGCCTCGCGGGGCGACTCGGCGGTGGTCGCGGGCTATCCGCAGGACGGCGACCTGAACCTTCAGGCGGCCACGGTCGCGGGCCGGGTGAAGGCGACCGGCCGGAACATCTACAACGACGGCATCGTCACCCGCGAGATCTACTCGATCCGCTCCACGGTGCGCCCGGGGAACTCCGGCGGCCCGCTGCTGACCACGACGGGCCGGGTCTACGGCGTGGTCTTCGCGCGCTCCACCTCCGACGACGAGACGGGGTACGTGCTGACGGCTGCCGAGGTGGCCGACGACGCCGAGCGGGCGGCGACGGCGACGCGCGCGGTGGACACGGGCAGCCTGACGACGTCGTGA
- a CDS encoding GNAT family N-acetyltransferase, whose translation MPETSEPPRIRAALPADDDALAALDRATWSTLHAVMPRPEPPYEPFFDERHAPRDYLVAEVDGRIVGYLRLVPPTPLACNAHVRQIQGLAVLDEARGRGVARALLREAVEETRRQGARRLTLRVLGHNAPARGLYESEGFTVEGVLPGEFLLDGRYVDDVFMGRPV comes from the coding sequence ATGCCAGAGACCTCCGAGCCGCCTCGCATACGCGCCGCCCTGCCCGCCGACGACGACGCGCTGGCCGCCCTCGACCGGGCCACCTGGTCCACCCTGCACGCGGTGATGCCGCGGCCCGAGCCGCCCTACGAGCCCTTCTTCGACGAACGGCACGCCCCCCGGGACTACCTGGTCGCCGAAGTGGACGGCCGCATCGTCGGGTACCTCCGGCTGGTGCCGCCCACCCCGCTGGCCTGCAACGCCCACGTCCGGCAGATCCAGGGCCTCGCCGTCCTGGACGAGGCGCGCGGCCGGGGCGTCGCACGGGCGCTGCTGCGCGAAGCCGTCGAGGAGACCCGCCGCCAGGGCGCCCGCCGTCTCACCCTGCGCGTCCTCGGCCACAACGCCCCCGCGCGCGGGCTCTACGAGTCCGAGGGGTTCACGGTCGAGGGGGTGCTCCCCGGGGAGTTCCTGCTCGACGGGCGGTACGTGGACGACGTGTTCATGGGCCGGCCCGTCTGA
- a CDS encoding TIGR01777 family oxidoreductase, with product MERTRIAVAGASGLIGSALVRSLASDGHEVRRLVRRAPRGADEVRWDPERGRVDAAGLAGCDVVVNLAGAGVGERRWSEAYKRRMHDSRVHGTAALAKAVAALDAPPRVFVNGSAMGYYGETGERIVDEGAPAGSGFLPELCVEWEAAAAPARDAGVRTVLVRTGLVVARGGGAWGKLFPLFTAGLGGRLGDGRQYWSYIALHDEVAAIRHLVDRDDLSGPFNLTAPEPRTNREITEAMGRVLHRPALFPVPAPVLRTVLGEMAGDVLGSARVVPKRLLESGFVFAFPGIEDAIRAA from the coding sequence ATGGAACGTACGCGAATCGCGGTGGCCGGGGCGTCCGGTCTGATCGGCAGCGCCCTGGTGCGCTCCCTGGCCTCGGACGGCCACGAGGTGCGGCGCCTGGTCCGCCGTGCGCCGCGGGGCGCGGACGAGGTCCGCTGGGACCCGGAGCGGGGCCGGGTGGACGCGGCCGGGCTCGCCGGATGCGACGTCGTGGTCAACCTGGCCGGGGCCGGCGTCGGCGAGCGGCGCTGGAGCGAGGCGTACAAGCGGCGGATGCACGACAGCCGGGTGCACGGCACGGCCGCGCTGGCGAAGGCGGTCGCCGCGCTCGACGCCCCGCCGCGGGTGTTCGTCAACGGCAGCGCGATGGGCTACTACGGCGAGACCGGCGAGCGGATCGTGGACGAGGGCGCGCCGGCCGGGAGCGGCTTCCTGCCGGAGCTGTGCGTGGAGTGGGAGGCGGCCGCGGCGCCGGCGCGGGACGCGGGCGTGCGGACCGTCCTCGTGCGCACCGGCCTGGTGGTGGCGCGTGGCGGCGGGGCCTGGGGCAAGCTGTTCCCGCTGTTCACGGCCGGACTGGGCGGGCGGCTGGGCGACGGCCGGCAGTACTGGTCGTACATCGCCCTGCACGACGAGGTGGCGGCGATCCGGCATCTCGTCGACCGTGACGACCTGTCGGGGCCGTTCAACCTGACCGCTCCCGAGCCGCGGACCAACCGGGAGATCACCGAGGCGATGGGGCGGGTGCTGCACCGGCCGGCGCTGTTCCCGGTTCCGGCGCCGGTGCTGCGCACGGTGCTGGGCGAGATGGCCGGGGACGTGCTGGGCAGTGCGCGGGTGGTGCCGAAGCGGCTGCTGGAGTCAGGGTTCGTCTTCGCGTTTCCCGGGATCGAGGACGCGATCCGAGCCGCCTGA
- a CDS encoding NAD(P)/FAD-dependent oxidoreductase, with protein MLEPAYQADVVVVGAGVAGLSAAHRLNSAGVTTAVLEAAPYVGGRMSTEKIDGFRLDRIGQLLSTAYPELASTPGLDALVLRPFAPGVLLHSDGRHHRAGAQTGAGSARGALHAVRALASAPRPGGLPRPRAGGSLPAQGRPAPPRVRAGAPLGSAVDQARLGAALTRLAVTPVERLLRRPESPAAQALAARGLPARTVDGFLRPLLAALLCDPDLATSSRCADLALRAFAAGRLAVPEGGAEVLPELLARTLPAGVVHTGVRVTAVSTTSVTTAEHGEFRCRAVLVATDARTAAELLPGLRVPDFHPVTVVHHTTDEPPPTGASLLLDADRSGPVAHTAVLSQVDPSRAPGGRTLISSTVLGAPAPGVDTAVRMHLSRLYGVSTARWETLAVHHTAEAVPAMRPPHDLRRAVRLLAGLYVCGDHRDTSTVQGALHSARRAASAIVSDLGAAGSLNAADPRPTTRQEPAAA; from the coding sequence GTGCTTGAGCCCGCGTATCAGGCAGACGTCGTCGTGGTGGGGGCCGGAGTCGCCGGCCTCTCCGCCGCGCACCGGCTGAACAGCGCAGGAGTAACGACCGCGGTCCTGGAGGCAGCCCCTTACGTGGGCGGCCGCATGTCGACGGAGAAGATCGACGGGTTCCGGCTCGACCGCATCGGGCAGCTGCTGTCCACGGCGTATCCCGAACTGGCCTCCACACCGGGGCTCGACGCACTCGTCCTGCGTCCCTTCGCACCGGGGGTCCTGCTGCACAGCGACGGGCGCCACCATCGCGCCGGCGCGCAGACGGGGGCGGGGAGCGCAAGGGGCGCACTCCATGCCGTACGCGCCCTGGCGAGCGCTCCGCGGCCGGGCGGACTGCCCCGGCCGCGCGCCGGCGGCTCCCTGCCCGCGCAGGGCCGCCCGGCCCCGCCCCGGGTCCGGGCGGGCGCGCCACTGGGCAGCGCCGTGGACCAGGCCCGGCTGGGCGCCGCGCTGACCCGGCTCGCCGTCACCCCTGTGGAGCGGCTGCTGCGCCGCCCCGAGTCACCGGCCGCGCAGGCCCTCGCGGCCCGCGGTCTGCCCGCCCGCACGGTGGACGGCTTTCTGCGCCCGCTGCTCGCCGCCCTGCTGTGCGATCCGGATCTCGCCACCTCCAGCCGCTGCGCCGACCTCGCGCTGCGCGCCTTCGCCGCGGGCCGGCTGGCGGTGCCGGAGGGCGGGGCCGAGGTCCTGCCGGAACTGCTCGCCCGGACGCTGCCGGCGGGCGTCGTGCACACCGGGGTGCGGGTCACCGCCGTCTCCACGACCTCGGTGACCACCGCCGAGCACGGCGAGTTCCGCTGCCGCGCCGTCCTGGTGGCCACCGACGCGCGCACGGCGGCCGAGCTGCTGCCCGGGCTGCGCGTGCCGGACTTCCATCCGGTGACGGTCGTCCACCACACGACGGACGAGCCGCCCCCGACCGGCGCCTCGCTGCTCCTGGACGCCGACCGGAGCGGTCCGGTCGCGCACACCGCGGTGCTCAGCCAGGTCGACCCGAGCCGCGCGCCCGGCGGCCGCACGCTGATCTCGTCCACGGTCCTGGGCGCGCCCGCGCCGGGCGTCGACACCGCCGTCCGCATGCATCTGTCGCGCCTGTACGGCGTCTCCACCGCGCGCTGGGAGACGCTGGCCGTGCACCACACGGCCGAGGCCGTCCCGGCGATGCGCCCGCCGCACGATCTGCGGCGCGCGGTGCGGCTGCTGGCGGGCCTGTACGTGTGCGGCGACCACCGGGACACCAGCACCGTGCAGGGCGCGCTGCACTCGGCGCGCCGGGCCGCCTCGGCGATCGTCTCCGACCTCGGCGCCGCCGGCTCCCTGAACGCGGCCGACCCCCGCCCCACGACACGCCAGGAACCGGCGGCGGCCTGA
- a CDS encoding regulator: protein MTERPAQRTPNRQLAALIAEAGFSNAGLARRVDQLGLEHGLDLRYDKTSVTRWLRGQQPRGTTPALIAEVFTRRLGRRLTAQDLGLDACAPVYAGLEFAGTPEEAIDIVGGLWRKDSGSHAELRKIAFTPAGLVVPSRDWLIGRPDDKVARTEPPARVPLQGRPGGRPAVPAHPLAAPHPAAPQHPSGAQPPAAAPARTGAGPTAVPRQRGQGAERGPGQRVTGGDIAALRSVGELFRTLDDRYGGGHARQALVRYLEHECEPMLRGTYGEQTGRRLFGAAADLTRLAGWTSFDIAAHGLAQRYFVQALRLSQAAADRAYGSFVLVTMSRQAVYLGHGREAVQLARVAQQGVGSGAPPVVQALLHSAEARGHGVLGEVRASTAALVRAERALEAAKSGDEAPHWARFFDEAQLADEFGHCHRDLQQFRAAAQHAERSLQLRPAAHARSRVFCRVVLASARLGLGELDQACQLAAEAAGQAAEMRSVRALEYVRDFERRLEPYKDAAPARVYREKVATLG, encoded by the coding sequence ATGACGGAACGACCCGCGCAGCGCACTCCCAACCGCCAGCTCGCCGCGCTCATCGCCGAAGCGGGCTTCTCCAACGCGGGACTGGCCCGTCGCGTCGATCAGCTCGGCCTCGAGCACGGGCTGGACCTCAGATACGACAAGACGTCCGTCACCCGGTGGCTGCGCGGGCAGCAGCCCCGCGGCACCACCCCCGCCCTGATCGCCGAGGTCTTCACCCGGCGACTTGGCCGTCGCCTGACCGCCCAGGACCTCGGCCTGGACGCCTGCGCCCCCGTCTACGCCGGCCTGGAGTTCGCCGGCACCCCCGAGGAGGCCATCGACATCGTCGGCGGCCTGTGGCGCAAGGACTCCGGCAGCCACGCCGAGCTGCGCAAGATCGCCTTCACCCCGGCGGGGCTCGTCGTGCCCAGCCGGGACTGGCTCATCGGGCGGCCCGACGACAAGGTCGCCCGCACCGAGCCGCCGGCCCGGGTCCCCCTCCAGGGCCGTCCGGGCGGCCGGCCCGCCGTGCCCGCGCACCCGCTCGCCGCCCCCCACCCGGCCGCGCCCCAGCACCCCTCCGGCGCGCAGCCCCCGGCGGCCGCCCCCGCCCGGACGGGGGCCGGGCCGACGGCCGTGCCCCGGCAGCGCGGCCAGGGCGCCGAGCGCGGTCCCGGCCAGCGGGTCACCGGCGGCGACATCGCCGCGCTCCGCTCGGTCGGCGAACTCTTCCGGACGCTGGACGACCGGTACGGCGGCGGCCACGCCCGCCAGGCCCTCGTGCGGTACCTGGAGCACGAGTGCGAGCCGATGCTGCGCGGGACGTACGGGGAGCAGACCGGCCGCCGGCTCTTCGGCGCGGCCGCCGATCTGACCCGCCTCGCGGGCTGGACGTCCTTCGACATCGCCGCGCACGGCCTGGCCCAGCGCTACTTCGTCCAGGCCCTGCGGCTGTCCCAGGCGGCCGCGGACCGGGCGTACGGGTCGTTCGTGCTCGTCACCATGAGCCGTCAGGCCGTCTACCTGGGGCACGGGCGCGAGGCGGTGCAGCTCGCGCGGGTGGCCCAGCAGGGCGTCGGTTCGGGCGCCCCGCCCGTCGTGCAGGCGCTGCTGCACTCGGCGGAGGCGCGCGGGCACGGGGTGCTCGGCGAGGTGCGCGCCTCCACCGCGGCCCTGGTGCGCGCCGAACGGGCGCTGGAGGCGGCCAAGTCCGGCGACGAGGCGCCGCACTGGGCCCGCTTCTTCGACGAGGCGCAGCTGGCCGACGAGTTCGGGCACTGCCACCGCGACCTCCAGCAGTTCCGGGCGGCGGCACAGCACGCCGAACGCTCGTTGCAGCTGCGTCCCGCCGCCCATGCCCGCAGCCGGGTGTTCTGCCGGGTCGTCCTGGCCTCGGCCCGGCTGGGCCTGGGCGAACTCGACCAGGCCTGCCAGCTCGCCGCGGAGGCCGCCGGACAGGCCGCCGAGATGCGCTCCGTACGGGCCCTGGAGTACGTCAGGGACTTCGAACGCAGGCTGGAGCCGTACAAGGACGCGGCGCCGGCCCGCGTCTACCGGGAAAAGGTGGCGACGCTGGGCTGA
- the lipB gene encoding lipoyl(octanoyl) transferase LipB, translating into MSELRFVRMGFGENAVDYQEAWDEQRRVHAARFADEVPDTVLLLEHPPVYTAGRRTTPDERPLDGTPVVDVDRGGKITWHGPGQLVGYPILKLPRPVDVVAHVRRLEDALIRVCAEFGLETSRVEGRSGVWVLGDPVERRPSLGGLSLDFDPRLTDEEFDPRLNGPEYAPSNAGQRREDRKIAAIGIRVAKGVTMHGFALNVNPDNKWFDRIIPCGIRDAGVASLANELGRDVTIEEVLPLVERHLADVLENAEPKPREIERASA; encoded by the coding sequence GTGAGCGAGTTGCGGTTCGTCCGGATGGGGTTCGGCGAGAACGCCGTCGACTACCAGGAGGCGTGGGACGAGCAGCGCCGGGTGCACGCGGCGCGGTTCGCCGACGAGGTCCCGGACACCGTGCTGCTCCTGGAGCATCCCCCCGTCTACACGGCCGGCCGGCGCACGACCCCCGACGAGCGCCCCCTGGACGGCACGCCGGTCGTCGACGTGGACCGCGGCGGCAAGATCACCTGGCACGGCCCCGGACAGCTGGTCGGCTACCCGATCCTGAAGCTGCCGCGCCCGGTCGACGTCGTCGCGCACGTGCGGCGCCTGGAGGACGCCCTGATCCGGGTGTGCGCGGAGTTCGGCCTGGAGACGTCCCGGGTCGAGGGCCGCAGCGGGGTGTGGGTGCTCGGCGACCCCGTGGAACGGCGCCCCTCGCTCGGCGGGCTGTCGCTGGACTTCGACCCCCGGCTCACCGACGAGGAGTTCGACCCGCGGCTCAACGGCCCCGAGTACGCCCCGTCCAACGCGGGCCAGCGGCGCGAGGACCGGAAGATCGCCGCGATCGGCATCCGGGTCGCCAAGGGCGTCACCATGCACGGCTTCGCGCTCAACGTGAACCCCGACAACAAGTGGTTCGACCGGATCATCCCGTGCGGGATCCGGGACGCGGGCGTCGCCTCGCTGGCGAACGAGCTGGGCCGGGACGTCACGATCGAGGAGGTCCTGCCCCTCGTGGAGCGGCACCTGGCGGACGTCCTGGAGAACGCGGAGCCGAAGCCGCGCGAGATCGAGCGGGCCTCGGCCTGA
- the lipA gene encoding lipoyl synthase produces the protein MSAVAPDGRKMLRLEVRNSQTPIERKPEWIKTRAKMGPEYTAMQKLVKSEGLHTVCQEAGCPNIYECWEDREATFLIGGDQCTRRCDFCQIDTGKPEALDRDEPRRVGESVVTMDLNYATITGVARDDLADGGAWLYAETVRQIHAQTAGREAGRTKVELLAPDFNAVPEQLAEVFSARPEVFAHNVETVPRIFKRIRPGFRYERSLGVITAARDHGLVTKSNLILGMGETREEVSEALRQLHEAGCELVTITQYLRPSVRHHPVERWVKPHEFVELKEEAEQIGFSGVMSGPLVRSSYRAGRLYQMAVEKRGSFVATQAV, from the coding sequence GTGTCCGCAGTCGCACCCGACGGACGCAAGATGCTGCGCCTGGAGGTCCGCAACAGCCAGACCCCCATCGAGCGCAAGCCCGAGTGGATCAAGACCCGGGCGAAAATGGGTCCCGAGTACACCGCCATGCAGAAGCTCGTGAAGAGCGAGGGCCTGCACACGGTCTGCCAGGAAGCCGGCTGTCCCAACATCTACGAGTGCTGGGAGGACCGCGAGGCGACCTTCCTCATCGGCGGCGACCAGTGCACCCGGCGGTGCGACTTCTGCCAGATCGACACCGGCAAGCCCGAGGCGCTCGACCGGGACGAGCCGCGGCGCGTGGGCGAGTCCGTCGTCACGATGGACCTGAACTACGCCACCATCACCGGCGTCGCCCGCGACGACCTCGCGGACGGCGGCGCGTGGCTGTACGCCGAGACCGTGCGCCAGATCCACGCGCAGACGGCCGGGCGCGAGGCCGGGCGCACCAAGGTGGAGCTGCTCGCCCCGGACTTCAACGCCGTGCCCGAGCAGCTCGCGGAGGTCTTCTCCGCGCGGCCCGAGGTCTTCGCGCACAACGTCGAGACCGTGCCGCGGATCTTCAAGCGGATCCGCCCCGGCTTCCGCTACGAGCGTTCGCTGGGCGTCATCACGGCGGCCCGCGACCACGGCCTGGTCACCAAGTCGAACCTGATCCTCGGCATGGGCGAGACCCGCGAGGAGGTGAGCGAGGCGCTGCGCCAGCTGCACGAGGCCGGCTGCGAGCTCGTCACCATCACGCAGTATCTGCGCCCCTCGGTGCGCCACCACCCGGTGGAGCGCTGGGTGAAGCCGCACGAGTTCGTGGAGCTGAAGGAGGAGGCCGAGCAGATCGGCTTCTCCGGCGTGATGTCGGGCCCGCTGGTACGGTCCTCCTACCGTGCCGGGCGCCTGTACCAGATGGCGGTCGAGAAGCGCGGTTCCTTCGTCGCCACCCAGGCCGTCTGA
- a CDS encoding SCO2195 family GlnR-regulated protein has translation MQAAPVRATAIPTFSTALRAVESLLLSSGQRTARRNAWTSVLEDRRRAKDRVEAQRVLEAVTSVRH, from the coding sequence ATGCAGGCCGCGCCCGTTCGCGCCACCGCGATCCCGACCTTCAGCACCGCACTGCGCGCCGTCGAGTCGCTGCTCCTGAGCAGTGGCCAGCGCACCGCCCGACGCAACGCCTGGACCTCCGTCCTGGAGGACCGCCGTCGCGCCAAGGACCGGGTCGAGGCGCAGCGCGTCCTCGAAGCGGTCACCTCCGTCCGCCACTGA
- a CDS encoding DUF4191 domain-containing protein → MARSDSAADAANPGRLKQIALTFKMTRKADKTIAFVLAGVFLLTFGVFLAIGFLIGHPVYLGIFGVLLAFLATAIVFGRRAERAAFGQMEGQPGAAAAVLDNIGRGWTTTPAVAMNRSQDVVHRAVGKAGIVLVAEGNPNRVKSLLAAEKKKMNRIVADVPVHDVIVGTGEGQVELKKLRTTLLKYPRVLAGPQVTATNDRLRALGDLMSNMPLPKGPMPKGMRLPKGGGGKAR, encoded by the coding sequence ATGGCGAGAAGTGACAGCGCGGCGGACGCCGCTAACCCCGGGCGACTGAAGCAGATCGCCCTGACGTTCAAGATGACCCGCAAGGCCGACAAGACGATCGCTTTCGTTCTCGCGGGTGTCTTCCTCCTCACCTTCGGCGTCTTTCTCGCGATCGGCTTCCTGATCGGCCACCCGGTCTACCTGGGCATCTTCGGTGTCCTGCTCGCCTTCCTCGCGACGGCGATCGTGTTCGGCCGCCGGGCCGAGCGGGCCGCCTTCGGTCAGATGGAGGGCCAGCCCGGCGCGGCCGCGGCCGTCCTGGACAACATCGGCCGGGGCTGGACGACCACCCCCGCGGTCGCGATGAACCGCAGCCAGGACGTCGTCCACCGGGCCGTCGGCAAGGCCGGCATCGTCCTGGTCGCCGAGGGCAACCCGAACCGGGTGAAGAGCCTGCTGGCCGCCGAGAAGAAGAAGATGAACCGCATCGTCGCGGACGTCCCCGTGCACGACGTGATCGTCGGCACCGGCGAGGGCCAGGTCGAGCTGAAGAAGCTGCGCACCACCCTGCTGAAGTACCCGCGCGTCCTGGCGGGCCCCCAGGTCACCGCCACCAACGACCGGCTGCGCGCCCTGGGCGACCTGATGAGCAACATGCCGCTGCCGAAGGGCCCGATGCCCAAGGGCATGCGCCTGCCGAAGGGCGGCGGCGGCAAGGCCCGCTGA
- a CDS encoding RDD family protein, whose protein sequence is MDNRDAIGSWLSGPRAAAEDAGVDFGYRGEQLGLPQEGPGSIARPGRRLGALAVDWGLSVLIAYSLITDGYRPATGNWALLVFLVMSLLTVGTIGFTPGKRLFRLRVVSVDTGAVSPLRCAVRTVLLCLAVPALVWDRDGRGLHDRLARTVEVRG, encoded by the coding sequence GTGGACAACAGGGATGCAATCGGCTCGTGGCTCTCGGGCCCCCGCGCGGCCGCCGAGGACGCCGGTGTCGACTTCGGATACCGGGGTGAACAGCTCGGACTGCCGCAGGAGGGGCCGGGCTCGATCGCCCGTCCCGGCCGGCGGCTGGGCGCGCTCGCCGTGGACTGGGGCCTCAGCGTGCTGATCGCATACAGCTTGATCACCGACGGCTACCGGCCCGCGACCGGCAACTGGGCGCTGCTGGTCTTCCTCGTGATGAGCCTGCTGACCGTCGGCACCATCGGCTTCACTCCGGGCAAGCGCCTGTTCCGGCTGCGGGTGGTCTCCGTCGACACCGGCGCCGTGAGCCCCCTGCGCTGCGCGGTGCGCACGGTCCTGCTGTGCCTGGCTGTGCCGGCCCTCGTCTGGGACCGCGACGGGCGCGGTCTGCACGACCGGCTGGCCCGCACGGTGGAGGTCCGCGGCTGA
- the glnA gene encoding type I glutamate--ammonia ligase has protein sequence MFQNADEAKKFIADEDVKFVDVRFCDLPGVMQHFTLPVEAFDPDEELAFDGSSIRGFQAIHESDMALRADLSTSRVDPFRRDKTLNINFFIHDPITGEQYSRDPRNVAKKAEAYLASTGIADTAYFGPEAEFYVFDSVRFQTSANESFYHIDSEAGAWNTGALEDNRGYKVRYKGGYFPTPPVDHFADLRAEISLELAASGLQVERQHHEVGTAGQAEINYKFNTLLAAADDLQLFKYIVKNVAWRNGKTATFMPKPIFGDNGSGMHVHQSLWTNGSPLFYDEAGYAGLSDTARYYIGGILKHAPSLLAFTNPTVNSYHRLVPGFEAPVNLVYSQRNRSAAMRIPITGSNPKAKRVEFRAPDASGNPYLAFSALLLAGLDGIKNKIEPAEPIDKDLYELAPEEHAGVAQVPTSLPAVLDRLEADHEFLLAGDVFTPDLIETWIDYKRTHEIAPLQLRPHPHEFELYFDV, from the coding sequence ATGTTCCAGAACGCCGACGAGGCCAAGAAGTTCATCGCGGACGAGGACGTCAAGTTCGTCGACGTCCGCTTCTGCGACCTGCCGGGCGTCATGCAGCACTTCACGCTGCCCGTCGAGGCGTTCGACCCGGACGAGGAGCTGGCCTTCGACGGCTCGTCGATCCGCGGCTTCCAGGCCATCCACGAGTCCGACATGGCGCTGCGCGCCGACCTGTCGACCTCGCGCGTGGACCCGTTCCGCCGCGACAAGACGCTGAACATCAACTTCTTCATCCACGACCCGATCACGGGCGAGCAGTACTCCCGTGACCCGCGCAACGTGGCGAAGAAGGCGGAGGCCTACCTGGCGTCGACCGGTATCGCCGACACCGCGTACTTCGGCCCCGAGGCCGAGTTCTACGTTTTCGACAGCGTGCGCTTCCAGACGTCCGCGAACGAGTCCTTCTACCACATCGACTCCGAGGCCGGCGCCTGGAACACCGGTGCGCTCGAGGACAACCGCGGTTACAAGGTCCGCTACAAGGGCGGCTACTTCCCGACCCCGCCGGTCGACCACTTCGCCGACCTGCGTGCGGAGATCTCCCTGGAGCTGGCCGCGTCCGGCCTCCAGGTCGAGCGCCAGCACCACGAGGTGGGCACCGCCGGCCAGGCCGAGATCAACTACAAGTTCAACACGCTGCTCGCCGCGGCCGACGACCTCCAGCTCTTCAAGTACATCGTGAAGAACGTCGCCTGGCGCAACGGCAAGACCGCCACCTTCATGCCGAAGCCGATCTTCGGCGACAACGGCTCGGGCATGCACGTCCACCAGTCGCTGTGGACCAACGGCTCCCCGCTGTTCTACGACGAGGCCGGCTACGCGGGCCTGTCGGACACGGCCCGCTACTACATCGGCGGCATCCTCAAGCACGCCCCGTCGCTGCTGGCCTTCACGAACCCGACGGTGAACTCCTACCACCGCCTGGTCCCGGGCTTCGAGGCGCCGGTCAACCTGGTGTACTCGCAGCGCAACCGCTCCGCGGCCATGCGCATCCCGATCACGGGCTCCAACCCGAAGGCCAAGCGCGTCGAGTTCCGCGCGCCCGACGCCTCCGGCAACCCGTACCTCGCCTTCTCGGCCCTGCTCCTCGCGGGCCTCGACGGCATCAAGAACAAGATCGAGCCGGCCGAGCCGATCGACAAGGACCTCTACGAGCTGGCCCCCGAGGAGCACGCGGGCGTCGCCCAGGTCCCGACCTCGCTCCCGGCCGTCCTGGACCGCCTGGAGGCGGACCACGAGTTCCTGCTCGCCGGCGACGTCTTCACGCCCGACCTGATCGAGACGTGGATCGACTACAAGCGCACGCACGAGATCGCCCCGCTCCAGCTGCGTCCGCACCCGCACGAGTTCGAGCTGTACTTCGACGTGTGA